A DNA window from Jaculus jaculus isolate mJacJac1 chromosome 1, mJacJac1.mat.Y.cur, whole genome shotgun sequence contains the following coding sequences:
- the LOC101612171 gene encoding exosome complex component RRP43, with protein MAAGFKTVEPLEYYRRFLKENCRPDGRELGEFRTTTVNIGYISTADGSALVKLGNTTVICGVKAEFATPPTDAPDKGYIVPNVDLPPLCSSRFRAGPPGEEAQVTSQFIADVIENSQVIQKEDLCISPGKLAWVLYCDLICLDYDGNILDACTFALLAALKDVQLLEVTINEETALAEVNLKKKSYLNIGTHPVATSFAVFDDTLLLVDPTAEEEHLAAGTLTVVMDEKGRLCCLHKPGGSGLNGAKLQDCMSRAVTRHKEVKKLMEEVIKSMKPK; from the coding sequence ATGGCGGCGGGGTTCAAAACCGTGGAACCTCTGGAGTATTACAGAAGATTTCTGAAAGAAAACTGCCGCCCAGATGGAAGGGAACTTGGTGAATTCAGAACCACAACTGTCAACATAGGCTACATTAGTACTGCAGATGGCTCGGCTTTAGTGAAGCTGGGAAATACTACAGTTATTTGTGGAGTGAAAGCGGAATTTGCAACTCCACCAACAGATGCCCCTGATAAAGGATATATTGTTCCTAATGTAGATCTTCCACCCCTGTGTTCTTCAAGATTTCGGGCTGGACCTCCCGGAGAAGAGGCCCAGGTGACTAGCCAGTTCATTGCAGATGTCATTGAAAACTCACAGGTAATTCAGAAAGAGGACTTATGCATCTCTCCAGGAAAGCTTGCTTGGGTTCTGTACTGTGATCTCATCTGCCTCGACTATGATGGGAACATTTTGGATGCCTGCACGTTTGCTTTGTTAGCGGCTTTAAAGGACGTACAGTTGCTAGAAGTTACTATAAACGAAGAAACTGCTTTAGCAGAagtaaatttaaagaagaaaagttatTTGAATATTGGAACACACCCAGTCGCAACGTCTTTTGCTGTGTTTGATGACACTTTGCTCCTGGTTGACCCAACTGCAGAGGAGGAACATCTGGCTGCAGGAACACTAACAGTAGTAATGGATGAGAAGGGCAGGCTCTGTTGTCTTCACAAACCAGGTGGAAGTGGACTGAATGGAGCTAAACTTCAGGACTGCATGAGTCGAGCAGTTACAAGACACAAAGAAGTTAAAAAACTAATGGAGGAAGTAATTAAGAGTATGAAACCCAAATAA